One part of the Sorangiineae bacterium MSr11954 genome encodes these proteins:
- a CDS encoding chitinase produces MSKIRLILSAATMALATMAAGCSAPASEEVMSSSDEVVDGTLAVGRGAPYLYMGWGNPPSASTVMSASGIKWFTMAFILSSGGCNPAWDGSRPLTGSVDATTITQIRNAGGDIVPSIGGWSGNKLGPNCSTPAALAGAYQKVINAYKLKAIDIDIENTDEFENYTVQDRILNALKIVKQNNPGISTILTFGTSKTGPTAPGNRLIEQAKALGANIDIFTIMPFDFGGTNMYTDTVNASEGLKNKLKSTFGWSDATAYAHMGISGMNGLSDQRETTSLQTWTQIRDWAKGKGLVRLAFWAVNRDRGCPGGGVVSHCSGIDQANWAFTKVTAGF; encoded by the coding sequence ATGTCCAAAATCCGATTGATCCTCTCGGCAGCAACCATGGCCCTGGCCACGATGGCCGCTGGGTGTTCCGCACCCGCAAGCGAAGAAGTCATGTCCTCGAGCGATGAAGTGGTGGACGGCACCTTGGCCGTCGGGCGAGGCGCGCCATACCTGTATATGGGCTGGGGTAACCCTCCGAGCGCCTCCACGGTGATGAGCGCCAGCGGCATCAAGTGGTTTACGATGGCCTTCATTCTCTCCTCGGGCGGCTGCAACCCGGCCTGGGATGGCTCGCGGCCGCTCACGGGGAGCGTCGACGCCACCACCATCACGCAGATTCGTAATGCGGGCGGCGATATCGTACCGTCGATCGGGGGCTGGAGCGGCAACAAGCTCGGCCCCAATTGCTCGACCCCCGCCGCGCTGGCAGGCGCGTACCAAAAGGTAATCAACGCCTACAAGCTGAAGGCCATCGACATCGACATCGAGAACACGGACGAGTTCGAGAACTACACCGTACAGGACCGGATCCTGAACGCGCTGAAAATCGTCAAGCAGAACAACCCCGGTATCTCGACCATCCTCACCTTCGGTACGTCGAAGACGGGACCGACCGCGCCGGGCAACCGGTTGATCGAGCAGGCCAAGGCCCTCGGCGCCAACATCGACATCTTCACGATCATGCCCTTCGATTTCGGCGGTACGAACATGTACACCGACACGGTGAACGCCTCCGAAGGCCTCAAGAACAAGCTGAAGTCGACGTTCGGCTGGTCGGACGCCACCGCCTATGCCCACATGGGCATCTCCGGCATGAATGGTCTTTCGGATCAGCGGGAGACGACCTCATTGCAAACCTGGACTCAGATTCGGGATTGGGCGAAGGGCAAGGGGCTGGTGCGGTTGGCATTCTGGGCCGTCAATCGCGATCGCGGCTGCCCCGGCGGTGGTGTGGTATCCCACTGCAGCGGAATCGACCAAGCCAACTGGGCATTCACCAAGGTCACCGCGGGCTTCTGA
- a CDS encoding HD domain-containing protein: MTTTQSAVRSLPRLPKELAGVRIPDSRLAVEATELVWECSEELLFNHCVRTYVFGGLAAQKLGIAHDVELFYVAAMLHDLGLTARFTGPERFEVDGANAARAFLLERGASERTAALIWDAIALHTSVGIAHLKEPEVALVHLGAGLDVVGSPGNPATVTVRDFPEKTMSDILETLPRLGLIKGLPALFAKILEKKPHTAYFNMMADVARKHVPGFHEPTLTEVMAASGYAD, from the coding sequence ATGACCACGACTCAATCCGCCGTACGAAGCCTCCCCCGCTTACCCAAGGAGCTCGCAGGAGTGCGCATTCCAGATAGCCGCCTTGCCGTCGAGGCCACCGAGCTTGTGTGGGAGTGCTCCGAGGAGCTGCTCTTCAACCACTGTGTTCGAACGTATGTCTTTGGCGGGCTCGCCGCGCAAAAGCTCGGTATCGCGCACGACGTGGAGCTCTTTTACGTGGCGGCCATGCTCCACGATTTGGGGCTCACGGCGCGCTTTACCGGACCCGAGCGGTTCGAGGTCGACGGCGCGAATGCGGCGCGCGCCTTCCTCCTCGAGCGCGGCGCCTCGGAGCGAACGGCGGCGCTCATTTGGGACGCCATTGCCTTGCACACCAGCGTCGGCATTGCACATTTGAAAGAACCCGAGGTGGCCCTCGTCCACCTGGGCGCGGGGCTCGATGTGGTGGGCTCCCCCGGCAATCCGGCCACGGTCACCGTCCGCGACTTCCCGGAAAAGACGATGTCCGACATTCTCGAAACCCTGCCGCGCCTGGGGCTCATCAAAGGCCTGCCCGCACTTTTCGCAAAGATTCTCGAGAAAAAACCGCACACGGCGTACTTCAATATGATGGCCGACGTGGCCAGGAAACACGTCCCCGGCTTCCACGAGCCGACACTCACCGAGGTCATGGCCGCGAGCGGCTACGCCGACTGA
- a CDS encoding GlxA family transcriptional regulator, with protein MIPAKTRRIVFLALPPIEELDLIGPLSVFSAARRFLGREPAYDIRVVSDREGLMQGEAGVSMLAHGHFRDLRGKIDTLLVAGGSGAESCRDAEVLRWLRTMAPRVRRLGSICSGAFVLAEAGLLDGRCASTHWQRASALAARYPKVRVEPDPIFTRDGNIYTSAGVSAGMDLAMELVEDDLGGEIALKVARALVLFLRRPGGQAQFSVTLAAQAVENRPLRELQVWMAEHLELDLSVEKLAARMAMSPRNFARVFRRDVGITPARYVEQLRLEAARRLLERTHRSTEEIAAACGYSSAELMRVAFLRTLQVSPRRYRDHFRHLGARPAAADPRPRRAPSQRS; from the coding sequence ATGATTCCTGCCAAGACGCGCCGCATCGTCTTTTTGGCCCTCCCGCCCATCGAGGAGCTGGATCTCATCGGCCCGTTGTCCGTGTTCAGCGCCGCCCGCCGCTTCCTCGGTCGCGAGCCGGCTTACGACATTCGGGTGGTCAGCGATCGCGAAGGGCTCATGCAGGGCGAGGCCGGCGTCTCCATGCTGGCGCACGGGCACTTTCGCGATCTCCGCGGCAAGATCGATACGCTGCTGGTGGCCGGCGGCTCCGGCGCGGAGTCGTGCCGCGATGCCGAGGTGCTGCGCTGGCTTCGAACCATGGCGCCGCGCGTTCGGAGGCTGGGGTCCATTTGCAGCGGCGCGTTCGTGCTCGCCGAGGCGGGGCTCTTGGACGGGCGCTGCGCGTCCACGCATTGGCAGCGCGCCTCCGCGCTGGCGGCGCGTTATCCAAAGGTTCGGGTCGAGCCCGATCCCATCTTTACGCGCGATGGCAATATCTACACCTCGGCAGGGGTGAGCGCGGGGATGGATTTGGCGATGGAGCTGGTGGAGGACGATCTCGGCGGCGAGATCGCGTTGAAGGTGGCGCGGGCGCTCGTGCTCTTTTTGCGCCGCCCGGGCGGACAGGCGCAGTTCAGCGTGACCCTCGCGGCCCAGGCGGTGGAGAACCGCCCGCTCCGCGAGCTGCAAGTGTGGATGGCCGAGCACCTCGAGCTGGATCTCTCCGTGGAGAAGCTCGCGGCGCGCATGGCCATGAGCCCTCGCAATTTCGCGCGCGTATTCCGCCGCGACGTGGGCATTACGCCCGCGCGTTACGTCGAGCAGCTCCGCCTGGAGGCCGCGCGCCGTTTGCTCGAGCGGACCCATCGAAGCACGGAGGAGATCGCGGCGGCCTGCGGTTACTCCAGCGCCGAGTTGATGCGGGTGGCCTTTCTTCGCACCCTCCAGGTCTCACCGCGCCGCTACCGGGATCACTTCCGGCACCTGGGAGCCCGGCCCGCGGCGGCCGATCCTCGACCGAGGCGCGCGCCGTCTCAACGCTCGTAG
- a CDS encoding MFS transporter, protein MNSNAATSTVSDASSNQLGRQDLKTLLLSALGGALEYYDFVIFVFFTKTLGQLFFPKDMPDWVAQLQVYGIFAAGYLVRPIGGIIMAHFGDRTGRKRMFTLSVFMMALPTLAIGFLPVYAQVGVLAPILLLLLRVVQGIAIGGEVPGAWTFVAEHSPPGRVGFACASLSSGLTVGILIGSLIAAWINKQFEAQVVLAYAWRIPFLIGGVFGFFAVYLRRWLSETPVFVAMRENKQLVRELPLKQVLRHHLHGVVLCMLVTWLLTATIVVVILMTPTLVQQKFHIAAPRAFLGNSLAAFALCVSTLGGGLLVDWLGRGRALAIGSLGALLSTYALYIDLVQGGENFLVLYTLAGAFVGVVGVIPAVMVAAFPPEVRYSGLSFSYNVAYAILGATTPPLIGYLAVRLGGMAPAHYVMASAVVSLLVAVYLMTTKRTFYER, encoded by the coding sequence ATGAACTCGAATGCCGCCACGTCCACCGTCTCCGACGCCTCTTCGAACCAGCTCGGACGCCAGGATTTGAAAACGTTGCTGCTCTCGGCGCTGGGCGGCGCGCTCGAGTATTACGATTTCGTCATTTTCGTGTTCTTCACGAAGACGCTCGGCCAGCTGTTCTTCCCCAAGGATATGCCGGATTGGGTAGCGCAGCTGCAGGTCTATGGGATCTTCGCCGCCGGATATTTGGTGCGGCCCATCGGCGGCATCATCATGGCGCACTTCGGCGATCGCACCGGCCGAAAGCGCATGTTCACGTTGAGCGTGTTCATGATGGCCCTCCCCACCTTGGCCATCGGCTTCTTGCCGGTGTACGCGCAGGTTGGTGTGCTGGCGCCGATCCTGCTCCTTTTGCTGCGCGTGGTGCAGGGCATCGCCATCGGCGGCGAGGTGCCGGGCGCATGGACCTTCGTGGCCGAACACTCACCGCCCGGCCGGGTCGGCTTTGCGTGCGCGAGCCTGTCGTCGGGCCTCACCGTGGGCATCCTCATTGGCTCGCTCATCGCCGCGTGGATCAACAAGCAATTCGAAGCGCAGGTCGTGCTCGCATATGCCTGGCGCATTCCGTTCTTGATCGGCGGCGTGTTCGGCTTTTTTGCCGTGTACCTGCGGCGCTGGCTCAGCGAGACCCCCGTGTTCGTGGCCATGCGCGAGAACAAGCAGCTGGTGCGCGAGCTGCCGCTCAAGCAGGTCCTCCGCCATCACCTCCACGGCGTGGTGCTGTGCATGCTGGTCACCTGGCTTTTGACGGCCACCATCGTGGTCGTGATCCTCATGACCCCCACCTTGGTGCAGCAAAAATTCCACATCGCCGCGCCCCGCGCCTTTCTCGGCAATAGCCTCGCGGCATTTGCCCTTTGCGTGAGCACCCTCGGCGGCGGCCTCTTGGTCGACTGGCTGGGACGCGGCCGCGCGCTGGCCATCGGCTCGTTGGGCGCGCTGCTCAGTACGTATGCATTGTACATCGATCTGGTCCAAGGCGGAGAGAACTTCCTGGTGCTGTACACCCTGGCCGGCGCCTTCGTGGGCGTGGTCGGCGTGATCCCGGCCGTGATGGTGGCGGCCTTTCCGCCCGAGGTGCGCTACTCGGGGTTGTCGTTTTCGTACAATGTCGCCTATGCCATTCTGGGCGCCACCACCCCGCCGCTGATTGGTTATTTGGCCGTGCGGCTCGGGGGCATGGCGCCCGCGCATTACGTGATGGCGTCGGCGGTGGTGAGCTTGCTCGTCGCGGTCTACCTCATGACGACCAAGCGCACCTTCTACGAGCGTTGA
- a CDS encoding MFS transporter: MSTNQRAVTWIVVATSFSFVVAQLDVTIVNVALPSIALELGSGVTALQWVVDGYTLAFAALLLSSGALGDRYGSKRAYQAGFLLFAAASAACGLAPGPGTLVAARVAQGAGAALLVPNSLALLNHATGHDPRLRARSVGQWTAAGAISIAAGPVVGSLLLAAFGWRSIFMVNLPLCALGMWLTAKHVPSAPASSQRRGLDPAGQVLAVVALAALTGAVIEWRPLGPAHPVVFGGLILAALGGAAFVWTESHTRDPMLPLRFFRAPNFSPAVVFGVMCNVTYYGTIFLLSLYLQQARGYSAVQAGVAFLPLTGGFFVSNLLSGRLVAHFGSRLPMVLGGAMGSVGYWLLSRLDAGSSYAAMLPAFVLIPAGMGLGVPAMTTATLASVDRQWSGTASAVLNAARQAGAAMGVAVFGSLVHGGGARIVSGLREASLISAVLLALAAVVARVGIAPPSAAATPVSAARRSGDRAA, from the coding sequence GTGAGCACGAACCAGCGCGCCGTAACTTGGATCGTCGTTGCAACCAGTTTCAGCTTCGTGGTGGCGCAGCTGGATGTCACCATCGTGAATGTGGCGCTGCCCAGCATCGCCTTGGAGCTCGGCTCCGGGGTGACGGCGTTGCAGTGGGTGGTGGATGGGTACACCCTTGCGTTTGCCGCGTTGCTGCTCTCTTCGGGCGCGCTCGGGGATCGCTATGGCTCGAAGCGCGCGTACCAAGCGGGCTTTCTGCTCTTTGCCGCGGCCTCGGCCGCGTGCGGGCTCGCCCCAGGTCCGGGTACCTTGGTGGCGGCGCGCGTTGCGCAAGGTGCGGGGGCCGCGCTCTTGGTGCCCAACTCGCTGGCGTTGCTGAACCACGCCACCGGGCATGATCCTCGGTTGCGCGCCCGCTCGGTGGGACAATGGACCGCCGCAGGCGCCATCTCCATCGCCGCCGGTCCCGTGGTCGGCAGCCTTCTTTTGGCGGCCTTTGGGTGGCGCAGCATCTTCATGGTCAACTTGCCGCTGTGCGCGCTCGGCATGTGGCTTACGGCCAAGCACGTGCCGTCGGCGCCGGCGAGCTCGCAGCGGCGGGGGCTGGATCCGGCGGGGCAGGTGCTGGCGGTGGTGGCGCTCGCCGCGCTGACCGGCGCAGTGATCGAGTGGCGCCCGTTGGGACCTGCGCATCCCGTGGTCTTCGGCGGCTTGATCCTGGCCGCGCTCGGCGGCGCCGCCTTCGTGTGGACCGAGTCGCACACGCGCGATCCGATGCTGCCGCTGCGCTTCTTTCGTGCGCCCAACTTTAGCCCCGCCGTGGTCTTTGGCGTGATGTGCAATGTGACGTACTACGGCACGATCTTCTTGCTCAGCCTGTATTTGCAGCAAGCGCGCGGCTACAGCGCGGTGCAGGCGGGTGTCGCGTTCTTGCCGCTCACGGGGGGCTTCTTCGTCTCGAACCTCCTCAGCGGCCGCCTGGTCGCGCATTTTGGGTCGCGGCTGCCGATGGTGCTCGGCGGCGCCATGGGCTCGGTGGGGTATTGGCTCCTGTCCCGGCTCGACGCGGGCAGCAGCTACGCCGCGATGCTCCCCGCCTTCGTGCTCATCCCTGCCGGCATGGGGCTGGGCGTGCCTGCGATGACCACGGCCACGTTGGCCAGCGTCGATCGGCAATGGTCCGGCACCGCGTCCGCCGTGCTCAACGCCGCGCGCCAAGCGGGTGCGGCCATGGGGGTCGCCGTCTTCGGCTCACTCGTCCACGGCGGCGGCGCGCGCATCGTCTCCGGGCTCCGGGAAGCCTCCCTGATCTCCGCCGTGCTGCTCGCGCTCGCGGCCGTGGTGGCGCGCGTGGGCATCGCGCCGCCGAGCGCTGCGGCTACGCCGGTATCCGCGGCTCGCCGCTCCGGGGATCGTGCCGCATGA
- a CDS encoding DTW domain-containing protein yields the protein MHASLCVCALIPHPRLETRTRLLLVIHRLEDRKTTNTGRLAAECLTNSAVVVRGHASQPDPSIAWDPSSQPVLLFPHEGAVPLTHFVHRDVTLIVPDGTWRQASKVRQRVPGLAAIPCATLPPDAPSVYRLRSEAHEQGLATLEAIARAFGILEGLHVRHAMERVFRAMVERTLWARGSMETEDVADGIPSGVMRHDPRSGEPRIPA from the coding sequence ATGCACGCGAGCCTGTGCGTGTGCGCGCTCATCCCGCACCCCCGGCTGGAGACGCGCACGCGCCTTTTGCTCGTCATCCATCGCCTCGAGGACCGCAAGACCACCAACACCGGGCGGCTGGCCGCCGAATGCCTCACGAACAGCGCGGTGGTCGTGCGAGGCCACGCCTCGCAGCCGGATCCCTCGATCGCGTGGGATCCGAGCTCGCAGCCGGTCCTCCTCTTTCCCCACGAGGGCGCGGTGCCGCTCACGCACTTCGTCCACCGCGACGTGACCCTCATCGTACCCGACGGCACCTGGCGGCAGGCATCGAAGGTGCGCCAGCGCGTCCCCGGCCTCGCCGCCATTCCATGCGCGACCCTCCCGCCCGACGCGCCGTCGGTCTACCGCCTTCGAAGCGAGGCGCACGAGCAGGGGCTCGCCACCCTCGAGGCCATCGCGCGCGCGTTCGGCATCCTCGAGGGCCTGCACGTGCGCCACGCCATGGAACGCGTGTTTCGCGCCATGGTCGAGCGCACGTTGTGGGCGCGCGGCAGCATGGAAACGGAGGACGTGGCCGACGGGATCCCCTCCGGGGTCATGCGGCACGATCCCCGGAGCGGCGAGCCGCGGATACCGGCGTAG
- a CDS encoding anthranilate synthase component I: MHHDEYRTKGGITVHREVEELIYPGGSGGAGGSTDIQSLAAKLDTRRGVLLSSSFEFPGRYTRWDTGFADPPLAITARGRSFEIEALNARGAVLLPSIAVALYEQDACASLRPSPMCIEGEVNAPAEPFPEEQRSRQPTVFSALRAVTDLFHSDDDHLLGLYGAFGYDLVFQFEPMPLRLPRAADQRDLVLYLPDEVLVIDHMRRAASIVRYDFAIAGRTTAGLPRTTPEAPYQRELAGPPPPESDHAPGEYKKAVERAREAFARGDLFEAVLAQTLSAPCREAPSAIFQRLRSTNPAPYGAMMNLGDGELLVSASPEMFVRTSGKRIETCPIAGTIHRGVDALEDASRIRELLNSGKDEAELTMCTDVDRNDKSRVCEPGSVRVIGRRQIELYSRLIHTADHIEGILRPELDAFDGFLSHAWAVTVTGAPKRWAIRFIEQEEKSPRRWYGGAIGRVTFDGDMNTGLTLRTIRMKDGLAEVRVGATLLHDSDPEAEEAETRLKASALLSALRAGSAPRATSSARAAREAGTRVLLVDHEDSFVHTLAGYLRVAGAQVTTLRPALARAELRAGREPDLIVLSPGPGRPSDFAMEETLALSLGRGLPVFGVCLGLQAIVEYFGGTLDVLSLPMHGKSSTVRVLGGRVLTGLPTRFAVGRYHSLHARRALLPPELVVTAETGEGAVMAIEHTTLPIAAVQFHPESVMTSADIGHRLIQRAVSVLTRELRPLEGAGATGAANATGTANAASAASAMGAADMVSSPA, from the coding sequence ATGCATCACGACGAATATCGAACCAAAGGCGGAATCACCGTTCACCGTGAGGTGGAGGAGCTCATTTACCCAGGTGGATCGGGCGGGGCCGGCGGGTCGACCGACATTCAATCGCTGGCCGCGAAGCTCGACACGCGCCGCGGGGTGCTCCTTTCGTCGAGCTTCGAGTTCCCCGGGCGCTACACGCGGTGGGACACCGGGTTCGCCGATCCGCCGCTCGCCATCACCGCGCGCGGCCGCAGCTTCGAGATCGAAGCCCTGAACGCCCGCGGCGCGGTGCTCCTGCCCTCCATCGCCGTAGCCCTCTACGAGCAGGACGCCTGTGCCTCCTTGCGCCCCAGCCCCATGTGCATCGAGGGCGAAGTCAACGCCCCCGCCGAGCCCTTCCCCGAGGAGCAACGCAGCCGCCAACCCACGGTCTTCTCCGCGCTCCGCGCCGTGACGGACCTCTTTCACTCGGACGACGATCACCTGCTCGGCCTCTACGGCGCCTTCGGCTACGACCTCGTCTTCCAGTTCGAGCCGATGCCCTTGCGCCTCCCGCGCGCGGCCGATCAGCGCGATCTGGTCCTGTACCTGCCGGACGAAGTCCTGGTGATCGATCACATGCGGCGCGCGGCATCCATCGTCCGCTACGACTTTGCCATCGCCGGCCGCACCACCGCGGGCCTTCCGCGCACCACCCCCGAGGCCCCGTACCAACGTGAGCTCGCAGGCCCGCCCCCGCCCGAGAGCGACCACGCGCCGGGTGAGTACAAAAAGGCCGTCGAGCGGGCACGCGAAGCTTTCGCGCGCGGCGATTTGTTCGAGGCCGTGCTCGCGCAAACGCTGTCCGCGCCATGCCGCGAGGCGCCCAGCGCCATCTTCCAGCGGCTGCGCAGCACCAACCCCGCGCCCTACGGCGCCATGATGAACCTGGGCGACGGCGAGCTGCTGGTCTCCGCCTCGCCCGAGATGTTCGTGCGCACCTCGGGCAAGCGCATCGAGACGTGCCCGATCGCAGGCACCATCCACCGCGGCGTCGACGCGCTCGAGGACGCCAGCCGCATCCGCGAGCTCCTCAACTCCGGCAAGGACGAGGCGGAGCTGACGATGTGCACCGACGTCGATCGCAACGACAAGTCGCGCGTGTGCGAGCCGGGCAGCGTGCGCGTCATCGGGCGGCGGCAGATCGAGCTCTATTCGCGCTTGATCCACACCGCCGATCACATCGAGGGCATCCTGCGCCCGGAGCTCGATGCGTTCGACGGATTCCTCAGCCACGCCTGGGCGGTCACCGTCACGGGCGCGCCCAAGCGATGGGCGATTCGATTCATCGAGCAAGAGGAGAAGAGCCCGCGCCGTTGGTACGGGGGCGCCATCGGCAGGGTCACCTTCGATGGCGACATGAACACGGGCCTCACCTTGCGAACCATTCGCATGAAAGACGGCCTGGCCGAGGTGAGGGTCGGGGCGACCTTGCTCCACGACAGCGATCCCGAGGCGGAGGAAGCGGAGACGCGGCTGAAAGCGTCGGCCCTGCTCTCGGCGCTCCGTGCCGGATCGGCGCCGCGGGCCACATCGTCCGCGCGGGCCGCGCGCGAGGCGGGCACGCGTGTCCTGCTGGTCGATCACGAGGACAGCTTCGTGCACACCCTCGCCGGCTATCTTCGAGTGGCCGGCGCCCAGGTGACCACCCTGCGCCCGGCCCTGGCGCGCGCCGAGCTGCGCGCGGGGCGTGAGCCGGATCTGATCGTGCTCTCGCCGGGGCCGGGGCGGCCGAGCGATTTTGCCATGGAGGAGACGCTCGCCCTTTCGCTGGGGCGAGGGCTCCCGGTGTTCGGCGTTTGCCTGGGGCTGCAGGCCATCGTCGAGTACTTCGGCGGCACGCTCGACGTGCTCTCCTTGCCCATGCACGGAAAGTCGTCCACCGTGCGGGTGCTCGGCGGGCGCGTGCTCACGGGCTTGCCCACCCGGTTCGCGGTGGGTCGCTACCACTCGCTCCATGCGCGCCGCGCGCTCTTGCCGCCGGAGCTCGTGGTCACGGCCGAGACGGGCGAGGGCGCGGTGATGGCCATCGAGCACACGACGTTGCCGATCGCGGCCGTGCAGTTTCATCCGGAGTCGGTGATGACGTCGGCCGACATCGGGCATCGGCTGATCCAACGCGCGGTGAGCGTGCTGACGCGCGAGCTCCGTCCGTTGGAAGGCGCGGGGGCCACGGGCGCCGCCAACGCCACGGGCACCGCCAACGCCGCGAGCGCTGCCAGCGCCATGGGAGCGGCGGACATGGTATCGTCGCCCGCGTGA
- a CDS encoding aminotransferase class I/II-fold pyridoxal phosphate-dependent enzyme, with protein sequence MPDGQAPTSIPVPRHLHSVRYEIRGPLAARALEMERQGAEVIKLNIGNPAAFGFRTPESMRLAIAEHLGEAEGYVHQKGILPAREAVVAETQSRGVRGVTVDDVVLGNGVSELILMCLEALLEPGDEVLVPSPDYPLWTAAVALTGARAVHYPCRSANGFCPDPQELERLITPRTKALVLINPNNPTGAVYPAAIVEALVRLVETRGLVLFSDEIYDRILYDCAQHTSVAALCHDTLCATFGGLSKVYRACGYRVGWVSFSGRKSHAKEYLQAVDLLASLRLCSNVPGQWAVQTALRGHQTIYDLTAPTGRLGRQRAAALEGIARSKYLDVVAPTGAIYGFVRANRELLPGFDDETFAMALLEEQKVLVVPGSGFNVDYKDHFRITLLPDEGTMREVFTRIEALLDTWSTAAVAK encoded by the coding sequence ATGCCTGACGGACAAGCGCCTACATCGATTCCAGTCCCGCGTCATCTTCACTCGGTTCGTTATGAGATTCGAGGACCGCTCGCGGCCCGAGCGCTCGAGATGGAGCGCCAAGGGGCCGAGGTCATCAAGCTCAACATCGGCAACCCCGCCGCGTTCGGCTTCCGCACGCCCGAGAGCATGCGCCTGGCCATCGCCGAGCACCTCGGGGAGGCCGAGGGCTACGTTCATCAGAAGGGGATCCTCCCTGCGCGCGAGGCCGTCGTGGCCGAAACGCAGTCGCGCGGGGTGCGCGGGGTCACGGTCGACGACGTGGTGCTCGGCAACGGCGTGTCCGAGTTGATCCTCATGTGCCTCGAAGCGCTGCTCGAGCCGGGCGACGAAGTGCTCGTCCCCTCCCCCGATTACCCCCTGTGGACCGCCGCCGTCGCGCTCACGGGCGCGCGCGCCGTTCATTATCCATGTCGCTCCGCCAACGGATTTTGCCCCGATCCCCAGGAGCTCGAGCGCCTCATCACCCCGCGCACCAAAGCGCTGGTGCTCATCAACCCGAACAACCCCACGGGCGCCGTGTACCCGGCCGCCATCGTGGAAGCGCTGGTGCGGCTGGTGGAGACGCGCGGCCTCGTCTTGTTCTCGGACGAGATCTACGATCGCATCCTCTACGATTGCGCCCAGCACACCTCGGTCGCAGCGCTGTGCCACGACACGCTGTGCGCCACCTTCGGAGGGCTCTCCAAGGTGTACCGCGCGTGCGGCTACCGCGTCGGATGGGTGAGCTTCAGCGGGCGAAAATCCCACGCGAAGGAGTACCTCCAGGCCGTCGATCTGCTCGCGTCCCTCCGTCTCTGCAGCAACGTGCCCGGACAGTGGGCGGTGCAGACGGCCCTCCGCGGGCACCAGACCATCTACGATCTCACGGCCCCCACCGGCCGCCTCGGTCGCCAGCGCGCCGCCGCGCTCGAGGGCATCGCCCGCTCCAAGTACCTCGACGTGGTGGCCCCCACCGGTGCGATCTATGGCTTCGTTCGCGCCAACCGCGAGCTGCTCCCCGGCTTCGACGATGAAACCTTCGCCATGGCGCTGCTCGAGGAGCAGAAGGTCCTGGTGGTGCCGGGCTCCGGCTTCAACGTGGACTACAAAGACCACTTCCGCATCACGCTCCTCCCGGACGAGGGCACGATGCGCGAGGTTTTCACGCGGATCGAGGCCCTCCTCGACACGTGGTCGACCGCGGCGGTGGCCAAGTAG
- a CDS encoding DUF6345 domain-containing protein: protein MLLSLAAGSAALALPGTANALTAGGGAMTSWSGCECNAGSLTYTDDQISLWLSEMQDLGATKKFFFVNDSWASDLIEDKLEGGDDRSYGDKVDFYAHSSHGNAPTDGNGRQTFTTPMCQGGLAKSCSFDANQSRMGEAAGSGQSTYASPYPGNARWWLFFTCFSVHDKPNEQWSQTLARGGDAVLGYRGTSADAWTTDEVGRDLADALFDDGDTLKGGWFWAAEDWAINDVASIVASGNTRDNAIWRRDHLRASSARRTSSSNHTWFAWAWHEG, encoded by the coding sequence ATGTTGTTGTCGCTGGCCGCCGGAAGCGCGGCGCTCGCCCTCCCGGGCACGGCCAACGCGCTGACGGCCGGCGGTGGGGCCATGACGAGTTGGTCCGGCTGCGAATGCAACGCGGGATCGCTCACGTACACGGACGATCAGATCTCGCTGTGGCTGAGTGAAATGCAGGATCTGGGGGCCACCAAGAAGTTCTTCTTCGTCAACGACTCGTGGGCGAGCGACTTGATCGAGGACAAGCTCGAAGGCGGCGACGATCGCAGCTACGGCGACAAGGTGGACTTCTACGCCCACTCGAGCCACGGCAACGCGCCGACGGACGGGAACGGCCGCCAGACGTTCACCACCCCCATGTGCCAGGGCGGGCTCGCCAAGAGCTGCAGCTTCGACGCGAACCAGTCGCGCATGGGCGAGGCCGCCGGCTCCGGGCAGAGCACCTACGCGTCCCCGTACCCCGGCAACGCGCGCTGGTGGCTCTTCTTCACGTGCTTCAGCGTGCACGACAAGCCGAACGAGCAATGGTCGCAGACCTTGGCGCGCGGCGGCGACGCCGTCCTCGGCTACCGCGGTACGTCGGCCGACGCGTGGACCACCGACGAGGTCGGCCGCGATCTGGCCGACGCGCTGTTCGACGACGGCGACACCTTGAAGGGCGGCTGGTTCTGGGCCGCCGAGGACTGGGCCATCAACGACGTGGCCTCCATCGTCGCCTCCGGCAACACCCGCGACAACGCCATCTGGCGCCGCGATCACCTGCGCGCGAGCTCCGCCCGCCGCACCTCCAGCAGCAACCATACGTGGTTCGCGTGGGCCTGGCACGAGGGCTGA